The Larimichthys crocea isolate SSNF chromosome X, L_crocea_2.0, whole genome shotgun sequence genome segment TGGTCAAACAAATGTGATCTCTTTTCAAATTGTGTTgagaaaaaggtttttttacATTCCTTTATACAGATATTTCACATTGACAAATTTCTGTATTCATCTTTTCAAACTTCTGATCCTTGATAACTTTTTTTGTATGAATAAAAAAGGCATTATTGTGAAACAcatcatttgattattttgttgtgtgAACCTTCAACACCCTACATTCAGCTAATGGGTGCGGTCGAATAGTTAATTTTGCTTAGGAACCTTCCTCATTGAGTGAAATGATCCGGAAGTATTAACATAGCCGCCATGATaaaagctgtttgaattctcaaAATGTTATGGAAAGGTGCTTCAATCCTTCCTTtgttatctcctttagcatagtGTACACCGAACCATCCTTTgcgtgtgaatatgaacatacgtgttggcgtgatgtaaaaactttgatcgtgaagtgtgttctgttgttgactctggagctgcgttcacacacagagtacaaactgtttgtaactgtgacatccagcgtcctgcagatcatcatgaagttaccgATGATTATTAATCATATCCTTGCTATAACTTGTTAATATGTTTATACATGAGTggagggtgagcgaccataccagCGTAACAAACTCTTcatttgacttctgtgacaggtggacgatattcattttttatttgaattctgacgttgataataaagtcatatttttcactgGGTTTTCCACGTTTATATATTTCCTGCAGTCTAGTGTAAGTGCGGTTGTCTCTttcctaactccttatgaactctccttcacatctttccttgacctgtgtttaggaaaggacttaggagctaATTTTTTGACTATTTGACTGCACCCTGTAACTTTctaataagataagatagactttattgattgCCACACTgggggaaatttacttgttacagcagctcaaaaTACACAAGGTGGAcaagaaaacattcataaatgatatagaaaaaaatctattataTACTAGTAAAATACCCCCAAAAAGgtttatacataatatataccTTTGTAGTAAGATGCACATATATAACTAGGTATAACAGGAAGTTTTCAGGATACAGTTTATTATAATTGTACAGTATAAGTAAAATAAGTAAATTGCACTGGAAAAAATAGCACAGCAGAATAAATATAATCAACACAGGCAAAAAGTAATTGTACGGCGTAGTATAATTTAAGtatgatgtaaataaatgtatgcatgGATAACGTAAAATTATAACAGTGAAACAGTGCTGCATTATGTTGTGGTGTTAAAGACTCACAGCTGGACCTGTAGTGTTCCTTACATGGTGGGTGGAACGACAATAAAAAAGCACAGTTATAAAAGGTTGAGAAGGTGTAACTAATAGTTTAATTGATAGTGAGTCATTTACTAATGCTGTACAGATGTAGACAGTCATAGGTCACTTTTATACTTTTGTTAAAGTCACTACATTACATGAAACTAGGTTGTTTATCATTTACTTTGACCAGTAAGAAATATCATACTCTGACGTGAGAAACCTTAAACTCCTTTTATACTGATAATTTAAAACAAGCTTATTTTCATCAATTCTCAGTCATTATTCttcttttcattacattttggAGTTTATATATTTGGACCATGCACTGGGGGGTATAAACAGGAAGTGTAACGTTGCCATGGAGTCCGATGTTAGATCTGGGTAGAGATTTGTTAATTCATGGACTGTGTGGTTAATAACATGTAAAACATTCAGGACGACACCTCTGCTGCGTTTCTTActtaatattttttacattttggtgaACCAGCGCCATGGAAAGTCATGCTAAAGTAGCTATTAGCACGTCCTGTTTTCACTGTAACCATGGATGCAGACTGAGGTACAGACGAGGATTTACTATTTCATACTAAATGTTATAGTTATGATGaggaaacatttgttgttgtgtgtttttgagaggATTTATGAACGTTTAATCTCGCTAGTTTGCACCTGTCCAGTCCTTTGGTTACATTACATGGCGTTATTCATAGTTTAAGTCAATTGTATAACTCCTACATAGCCCTGTTAccccacacaggtgtttccaggtAATTTGCTGGTTGGACAGGTGAAACCAATAACAGGACCGTGTGACTTTCACTTGAGCGGTATCAGTTTGGACTTGGAGcacttttattaaatatgacataaaatgttaatatttaaactgcGCGTCACTAGTCCAGATGTCTTTGCGGGTCAAAgactatttatttaattattgaagTCGGTGACCGCAACAAATTCTCAAAGTAGCCACATCCAAGGTCAGCCTCAGAGGAGGTCTAATcatatatattcacatatatatttctttcataTCTAATGAAAATATTCCGATTATACATTCACGTATTCAACGAAAttgatatttcatgttttgtgaaGTTACTGTCGATCCTCCCCTTCGGCTCCGCCCACCAGGAAGTACAAATATAAAGTCAGCAGTGCTTTCACTTTagtgtgtgtggaaaacaggAGACAAGCAAAACCGAGGGCTCTGCTTTGACTTTAAAGGATCACTGAttactttttaattaacagAATTATGTCACTGATTCTCTCATGATCTTGTGCTAAGGCTCATGGGTTATTCATGACAACCGTGGCAAGTGTTTACAAAGGCAGCTGCTGAACTGTGCAGATAACTCCGttcctgtctgctctgtctctctctcaccggCAGTCTTTGAAAAGGAGGGATCAATGGAagggacagagaaaacaaagcttGAGGAGATGCTGACGTGCCCAGTGTGCCAGGACATCTTTAAGGATCCCCGGCAGCTGCCTTGTGGACACAGCATGTGTATGAGCTGTCTGGAAAACATGATGGATCACACCTCAGACATGCCCTTCCGTTGTCCAGACTGTAGAGGGTACTTTGGACATACCATTGCTGTACAGAAGAGCTACGCACTGGCCAACATCGCAGAGGACTTCAGGGTGAACAGGAGGAGCAGGGTATTTATAAACATTTGTTCACCTTCAGTCTCTTTAATGCCACTTAAAAGATGTAGAGAATGAACTAACAGTGAAGGaatgtaaacatttttctttaaagtggatatctaataatataatataatatgtaatacaCCTTTTCCCGCCTCCATATATCTGGTTTTTGTACGCAGGatgagcagaaaaaacatgtgTACTGTGACTGCTGCCTGGAGAAAAAAACTCTGGCcatgaaaatgtgtctgaagTGTGAGGTGGCGCTTTGCAAAGAGCATGTCAAAGACCACCTGGAGCTACCGGTGTTCACGGGACACCCCTTGGTCAACCCTCTGGGTGACCTCCTGAAGAGGAAATGCCCAGAGCATGAAGACGAGGTGTTGAGGTACTACTGCAACTCGTCCAGACGCTACATCTGCAACGTGTGTGCCCTAGAGACCAAGCAGCATACCTTGGCCACTGAGGCTTCCACTGTCCTGAGGAGACAGCTTACTGTGAGTTTTGTACAATGCTATACTATACAGAAAAAATCAGAGCACAGGAAAACATTA includes the following:
- the LOC104927975 gene encoding E3 ubiquitin/ISG15 ligase TRIM25 isoform X3, which encodes MEGTEKTKLEEMLTCPVCQDIFKDPRQLPCGHSMCMSCLENMMDHTSDMPFRCPDCRGYFGHTIAVQKSYALANIAEDFRVNRRSRDEQKKHVYCDCCLEKKTLAMKMCLKCEVALCKEHVKDHLELPVFTGHPLVNPLGDLLKRKCPEHEDEVLRYYCNSSRRYICNVCALETKQHTLATEASTVLRRQLTEYMDQRFEMLKEQMTESNESVKKLQEDIRRERHKGNLADSPVNSVTVVLLCLWFIVLYYAYNYSVENQTLAEALDKQQNRVHHIYSTIAELLVDHPPKSQKPPETGDKGF
- the LOC104927975 gene encoding E3 ubiquitin/ISG15 ligase TRIM25 isoform X2 is translated as MEGTEKTKLEEMLTCPVCQDIFKDPRQLPCGHSMCMSCLENMMDHTSDMPFRCPDCRGYFGHTIAVQKSYALANIAEDFRVNRRSRDEQKKHVYCDCCLEKKTLAMKMCLKCEVALCKEHVKDHLELPVFTGHPLVNPLGDLLKRKCPEHEDEVLRYYCNSSRRYICNVCALETKQHTLATEASTVLRRQLTEYMDQRFEMLKEQMTESNESVKKLQEDIRRERHKGNLADSPVNSVTVVLLCLWFIVLYYAYNYSVENQTLAEALDKQQNRVHHIYSTIAELLVDHPPKSQKPPETGDKVSTKLP